Proteins from a genomic interval of Mycolicibacterium grossiae:
- a CDS encoding STAS domain-containing protein, producing the protein MDEQREAPATGAASSGSTCEVSERQIGDVAVVAPTGVVDMLTAPQLEEAIRSALGKKPNALVVDLTAVDFLASAGMGVIVAAHEEKDDATTFSIVAEGPATSRPLKLVGIADIVPLYATLDEALGALES; encoded by the coding sequence TTGGACGAACAACGCGAAGCACCAGCTACCGGCGCGGCCTCGTCGGGATCGACGTGCGAGGTGAGTGAACGGCAGATCGGCGACGTCGCGGTCGTCGCACCCACCGGGGTCGTCGACATGCTGACCGCGCCGCAGCTCGAAGAGGCGATCCGCTCCGCTCTGGGCAAGAAGCCGAACGCCCTGGTGGTCGACCTGACCGCCGTCGACTTCCTCGCCTCCGCGGGCATGGGCGTGATCGTCGCCGCGCACGAGGAGAAGGACGACGCCACCACGTTCAGCATCGTGGCGGAGGGGCCGGCCACCAGTCGCCCGCTCAAGCTCGTCGGCATCGCCGACATCGTTCCGCTGTACGCCACGCTCGACGAAGCGCTCGGCGCTCTCGAGTCCTGA
- a CDS encoding HAD family hydrolase produces the protein MTTTTPEEQLSAIAASPADPSIGAFFDLDGTLVSGFTATVHAGHRIRQRQANVGEVLGVIEASLRYRLGRMEFEPLVVRAAGYLRGESLADLDDLGEYLFRRHIETRVFATMRAVVAAHQERGHTVAMSSSALTIHAEPVARYLGIDHVICNHFEVDAAGALTGEIVRPIVWGAGKAAAARRFSAGAGVSLDRSYFYADGDEDVHLMRDVGMPRPVNPRSGLAAEAARQGWPVLRLTAGAPSVPARLLRQVSAWRQRR, from the coding sequence GTGACCACGACCACGCCCGAGGAGCAGCTGTCGGCCATCGCCGCGAGTCCCGCGGACCCCTCGATCGGCGCGTTCTTCGACCTCGACGGCACGCTGGTGTCGGGGTTCACCGCCACCGTGCACGCCGGCCACCGCATCCGTCAGCGGCAGGCCAACGTCGGCGAGGTGCTGGGAGTGATCGAGGCGTCGCTGCGCTACCGGCTGGGCCGGATGGAGTTCGAGCCGCTGGTGGTCCGTGCCGCCGGCTATCTGCGCGGCGAGTCGCTCGCCGACCTCGACGACCTCGGGGAGTACCTGTTCCGCCGGCACATCGAGACCCGGGTGTTCGCCACGATGCGCGCCGTGGTCGCGGCCCACCAGGAGCGCGGGCACACCGTGGCGATGAGTTCGTCGGCGCTGACGATCCACGCCGAACCGGTGGCCCGCTACCTCGGCATCGACCACGTGATCTGCAACCACTTCGAGGTCGACGCCGCCGGGGCGCTCACCGGGGAGATCGTCCGGCCGATCGTGTGGGGTGCGGGCAAGGCCGCCGCGGCGCGCCGGTTCAGCGCCGGCGCGGGCGTGTCGCTGGACCGCAGTTACTTCTACGCCGACGGGGACGAGGACGTGCACCTGATGCGCGACGTCGGCATGCCGCGACCGGTGAACCCACGCTCGGGCCTGGCCGCCGAGGCGGCCCGCCAGGGGTGGCCGGTGCTGCGCCTCACCGCGGGCGCTCCCTCGGTGCCCGCGCGCCTGCTCCGCCAGGTCTCGGCGTGGCGGCAGCGTCGATGA
- a CDS encoding (2Fe-2S)-binding protein encodes MYVCLCAGVTNRAVAEAVAAGARTSAQVAAACGAGAECGRCRRTVRALIDAAATPRPGGAGARAPRERPR; translated from the coding sequence ATGTACGTCTGCCTGTGCGCGGGCGTCACCAACCGTGCCGTCGCCGAGGCGGTGGCCGCGGGAGCGCGCACGTCGGCTCAGGTGGCCGCGGCGTGCGGCGCCGGAGCGGAGTGCGGTCGCTGCCGCCGCACGGTGCGGGCCCTCATCGACGCTGCCGCCACGCCGAGACCTGGCGGAGCAGGCGCGCGGGCACCGAGGGAGCGCCCGCGGTGA
- a CDS encoding nitronate monooxygenase, whose translation MHTPLCDQLGIEFPIFAFTHCRDVVVAVSKAGGFGVLGAVGFTPEQLEIELNWIDEHIGDHTYGVDIVIPNKYEGMDSNLSADELAKMLQDMVPQEHLDFARKVLVDHGVPLTAEDNENTLRLLGWTEATATPQVEIALRHPKMTLIANALGTPPADMIEHIHAEGRRVAALCGSPSQARKHADAGVDIIIAQGGEAGGHSGEVGSIVLWPQVVKEVAPVPVLAAGGIGSGQQIAAALALGAQGAWTGSQWLMVEEAENTPVQQAAYIKAGSRDTVRSRSFTGKPARMLRNDWTEAWENPDNPKPLGMPLQFMVSGLAVAATHKYPNETVDVAFNPVGQVVGQFEKVEKTSTVIERWVQEYLEATNTLSELNEAASV comes from the coding sequence ATGCACACCCCACTCTGCGATCAACTCGGCATCGAGTTCCCGATCTTCGCCTTCACCCACTGTCGCGACGTCGTGGTCGCCGTCAGCAAGGCCGGCGGTTTCGGCGTGCTGGGCGCCGTCGGCTTCACCCCCGAGCAGCTCGAGATCGAACTGAACTGGATCGACGAGCACATCGGCGATCACACCTACGGCGTCGACATCGTCATCCCGAACAAGTACGAGGGCATGGACTCCAACCTGTCCGCCGACGAGCTGGCGAAGATGCTGCAGGACATGGTGCCCCAGGAACACCTCGACTTCGCCCGCAAGGTGCTGGTCGACCATGGCGTGCCGTTGACCGCGGAGGACAACGAGAACACCCTGCGGCTGCTGGGCTGGACCGAGGCGACCGCCACCCCGCAGGTCGAGATCGCGCTGCGGCACCCGAAGATGACGCTGATCGCCAACGCGCTCGGCACGCCGCCCGCGGACATGATCGAACACATCCACGCCGAGGGCCGCAGGGTCGCCGCGCTGTGCGGCTCGCCGAGCCAGGCGCGCAAGCACGCCGACGCCGGCGTCGACATCATCATCGCCCAGGGTGGCGAGGCCGGCGGGCACAGCGGTGAGGTGGGGTCGATCGTGCTGTGGCCACAGGTGGTCAAGGAGGTGGCGCCGGTGCCGGTGCTCGCCGCGGGCGGCATCGGCAGCGGTCAGCAGATCGCCGCGGCGCTGGCGCTCGGTGCGCAGGGCGCCTGGACGGGGTCGCAGTGGCTCATGGTCGAGGAGGCCGAGAACACGCCGGTGCAGCAGGCGGCCTACATCAAGGCCGGCAGCCGCGACACCGTGCGCAGCCGGTCCTTCACCGGCAAGCCCGCGCGGATGCTGCGCAACGACTGGACCGAGGCGTGGGAGAACCCGGACAACCCCAAGCCGCTCGGCATGCCGCTGCAGTTCATGGTGTCCGGCCTCGCCGTCGCGGCGACGCACAAGTACCCGAACGAGACCGTCGACGTCGCCTTCAACCCGGTCGGCCAGGTGGTGGGTCAATTCGAGAAGGTCGAGAAGACCTCGACCGTCATCGAACGCTGGGTTCAGGAGTACCTCGAGGCCACCAACACGCTCAGCGAACTCAACGAGGCCGCCTCGGTCTGA
- a CDS encoding glucose 1-dehydrogenase codes for MGRVDGKVVLISGGARGMGAAHARALVAEGASVVIGDILDDEGKALADELGESARYVHLDVTEAEQWDAAVAVAVDAFGRLTALVNNAGIVALGQIGKFDMVKWQKVIDVNLTGTFLGMQAVVEQMKAAGEGSIINVSSIEGLRGAPMVHPYVASKWAVRGLAKSAAIELGPKNIRVNSIHPGFIRTPMTKHFPDDMVTAPLRRPGTSEEVASFVVFLVSDESSFSTGAEFVMDGGLVTDVPHKDLF; via the coding sequence ATGGGACGCGTGGACGGAAAAGTCGTACTGATCAGCGGTGGAGCTCGGGGGATGGGCGCCGCACACGCAAGGGCGCTGGTCGCCGAGGGCGCCTCGGTGGTCATCGGGGACATCCTCGACGACGAGGGCAAGGCGCTGGCCGACGAACTCGGCGAGTCCGCCCGCTACGTGCACCTAGACGTCACCGAGGCCGAGCAGTGGGACGCCGCCGTGGCCGTGGCCGTCGATGCCTTCGGTCGGCTCACCGCGCTGGTCAACAACGCGGGCATCGTGGCGCTCGGTCAGATCGGCAAGTTCGACATGGTCAAGTGGCAGAAGGTCATCGACGTCAACCTGACCGGCACCTTCCTCGGCATGCAGGCGGTCGTGGAGCAGATGAAGGCCGCCGGCGAGGGATCGATCATCAACGTCTCGTCGATCGAGGGCCTGCGCGGCGCCCCCATGGTGCACCCGTACGTGGCGTCGAAGTGGGCCGTCCGCGGTCTGGCCAAGTCGGCGGCCATCGAACTGGGCCCGAAGAACATCCGCGTCAACTCCATCCATCCCGGCTTCATCCGCACGCCGATGACCAAGCACTTCCCCGACGACATGGTGACCGCACCACTGCGCCGGCCCGGAACCTCGGAGGAGGTGGCGAGCTTCGTGGTGTTCCTGGTGAGCGACGAATCCTCGTTCTCGACCGGCGCCGAGTTCGTCATGGACGGCGGGCTGGTCACCGACGTGCCGCACAAGGATCTGTTCTAG
- a CDS encoding TetR/AcrR family transcriptional regulator: MASPRDRMIVSAALLIRERGAHATAIADVLAHSGAPRGSAYHHFPGGRTQLLCEAVDYAAEFTAGRIAAAPDALAAIDVIADGFTDALRTTDFRAGCPVVAVAVEADNAPVLERAAAAFARWVRLIESRLVSDGVASARAEELAMLLLTSVEGALVVARATRDLTPLHLVHRQLRALVAAELGEGKTP; this comes from the coding sequence GTGGCCAGTCCCCGCGACCGCATGATCGTCTCCGCCGCGCTGCTGATCCGCGAGCGCGGCGCGCATGCGACGGCCATCGCCGACGTGCTCGCCCACAGCGGGGCGCCGCGCGGCTCCGCCTATCACCACTTCCCCGGCGGGCGCACGCAACTGTTGTGCGAAGCGGTGGACTACGCCGCCGAGTTCACGGCGGGCCGCATCGCGGCCGCCCCGGACGCATTGGCGGCCATCGACGTCATCGCCGACGGCTTCACCGACGCGCTTCGGACCACCGACTTCCGCGCGGGCTGCCCCGTGGTGGCCGTGGCGGTCGAGGCCGACAACGCTCCGGTGCTCGAGCGCGCCGCCGCCGCCTTCGCGCGGTGGGTCCGGCTCATCGAGAGCAGGCTCGTCTCCGACGGCGTCGCATCCGCACGCGCCGAGGAACTCGCGATGCTGCTCCTGACGTCCGTGGAGGGCGCGCTCGTCGTCGCCCGTGCCACCCGCGACCTGACACCGCTGCATCTCGTGCACCGGCAGCTGCGAGCCCTCGTCGCCGCCGAACTCGGCGAAGGGAAGACCCCGTGA
- a CDS encoding molybdopterin-dependent oxidoreductase, producing the protein MLCECNCGIVVRTDGRRIAKIRGDKQHPASRGYTCNKALRLDHYQNDRNRLTSPLRRRADGGYEEIDWDTAIDEIAAGFARIRDDHGGDKVFYYGGGGQGNHLGGAYSGAFLRAIGSRYRSNALAQEKTGEHWVDRQLYGGHTRGEFEHAEVAVFVGKNPWMSQSFPRARVVLQEIAKDPGRSMVVIDPVVTDTAKLADYHLRVRPGTDAWCLAALAAVLVTENLCDEAFLAAHVTGVEPVRAALRDVPIAEYAARCGVDEALLRAAARRIGTAASVSVFEDLGVQQAPNSTLCSYLDKLLWILTGNFAKPGAQHLHSSFAPLFAASGVGRTPVTGSPIIAGLVPSNVVPQEILTDHPDRLRGMIVESSNPAHSVADSAAVRAALESLELLVVIDVAMTETARLAHYVLPAASQFEKPEATFFNLEFPHNTFQLRHPIFAPLPGTLPEPEIWARLVRALGVVDDDALRPLRRAAEEGLDAYAEAFLAAVAGDPALGRVLPYVLYETLGPTLGEGMAGAAALWGLAQKTAMAYPDAVRRAGHADGNALFEAILAGRSGITFSEHDYAEDFDLITHDDRRIALEIPELLTDLAALRTAPVTLTSAEYPLVLSAGERRAFTANDILRDPSWRTRDVDGALRISAADAERIGLVDGGRARISTAAGSAEATVEVSDAMQPGHVSLPNGYGLDHLDADGRSHTPGVAPNALTSTDWRDAYAGTPWHKHVPARVEAVRASAQAPGAGAGSTGAGAAGGAG; encoded by the coding sequence ATCCTCTGCGAGTGCAATTGCGGCATCGTGGTCCGGACCGACGGCCGCAGGATCGCCAAGATCCGCGGGGACAAGCAGCATCCCGCGTCGCGCGGTTACACCTGCAACAAGGCGCTGCGGCTCGACCACTATCAGAACGACCGCAACCGGCTGACCAGCCCGCTGCGCCGTCGCGCCGACGGCGGTTACGAGGAGATCGACTGGGACACCGCCATCGACGAGATCGCCGCGGGTTTCGCGCGCATCCGCGACGACCACGGCGGCGACAAGGTCTTCTACTACGGCGGCGGTGGTCAGGGGAACCACCTCGGCGGCGCGTACAGCGGAGCGTTCCTGCGGGCCATCGGTTCGCGGTACCGCTCGAATGCCCTGGCCCAGGAAAAGACCGGCGAGCACTGGGTGGACCGGCAGCTCTACGGCGGACACACCCGCGGCGAGTTCGAGCACGCCGAGGTCGCCGTGTTCGTCGGCAAGAACCCGTGGATGTCGCAGAGCTTTCCGCGGGCCCGGGTGGTGCTGCAGGAGATCGCCAAGGACCCGGGCCGTTCCATGGTGGTGATCGACCCCGTGGTCACCGATACGGCGAAGCTGGCCGACTACCACCTGCGGGTGCGGCCGGGGACCGACGCCTGGTGCCTCGCGGCACTCGCGGCCGTGCTGGTCACCGAGAACCTGTGCGACGAGGCGTTCCTCGCAGCGCACGTCACCGGTGTCGAGCCCGTGCGCGCCGCACTGCGCGACGTACCGATCGCCGAGTACGCCGCCCGGTGCGGTGTCGACGAGGCGCTGCTGCGCGCCGCCGCGCGGCGCATCGGCACCGCGGCCAGCGTGTCGGTCTTCGAGGACCTCGGCGTGCAGCAGGCGCCGAACAGCACGCTGTGCAGCTACCTCGACAAGCTCCTCTGGATCCTCACCGGCAACTTCGCCAAACCTGGTGCGCAACACCTGCATTCGTCGTTCGCGCCACTGTTCGCCGCGTCCGGTGTCGGCCGGACACCGGTCACCGGCTCCCCCATCATCGCCGGCCTGGTGCCCAGCAACGTGGTGCCCCAGGAAATCCTCACCGACCATCCGGACCGGTTGCGCGGCATGATCGTCGAGAGCAGCAACCCCGCCCACTCGGTGGCGGACTCTGCGGCGGTGCGCGCGGCGTTGGAGTCACTCGAACTGCTGGTGGTCATCGACGTCGCGATGACCGAGACGGCGCGGCTCGCCCACTACGTGCTGCCTGCGGCCAGCCAGTTCGAGAAGCCCGAGGCGACGTTCTTCAATCTGGAGTTCCCGCACAACACCTTTCAGCTACGCCATCCGATCTTCGCGCCGCTTCCCGGCACGCTGCCCGAGCCGGAGATCTGGGCGCGACTGGTGCGTGCCCTGGGTGTCGTCGACGACGATGCGCTGCGGCCGCTGCGCCGTGCCGCCGAGGAGGGGCTCGACGCGTACGCCGAGGCGTTCCTCGCCGCCGTCGCGGGCGATCCCGCACTCGGCCGGGTGCTGCCCTACGTGCTCTACGAGACCCTCGGCCCCACGCTCGGCGAGGGCATGGCGGGCGCGGCGGCCCTGTGGGGCCTGGCGCAGAAGACCGCGATGGCCTACCCCGACGCGGTCCGCCGCGCGGGGCATGCCGACGGCAACGCCCTGTTCGAGGCGATCCTCGCCGGCCGCTCCGGCATCACCTTCTCCGAACATGACTACGCCGAGGACTTCGACCTCATCACGCACGACGACCGGCGGATCGCGCTCGAGATACCGGAGCTACTGACCGATCTGGCCGCGCTGCGGACCGCTCCGGTGACGCTGACCAGCGCGGAGTATCCCCTGGTGCTCTCGGCCGGCGAACGGCGCGCCTTCACGGCCAACGACATCCTGCGCGACCCGAGCTGGCGCACGCGCGACGTCGACGGGGCCTTGCGGATCAGCGCGGCGGACGCCGAACGGATCGGGCTGGTCGATGGCGGTCGGGCCCGCATCAGCACCGCGGCCGGGTCGGCCGAGGCTACCGTGGAGGTCTCCGACGCCATGCAGCCCGGACACGTGTCGCTGCCCAACGGGTACGGACTCGATCACCTCGACGCCGACGGGCGCTCGCACACCCCGGGTGTCGCCCCGAACGCGCTCACCTCGACCGACTGGCGCGATGCGTACGCGGGCACGCCGTGGCACAAGCACGTGCCGGCGCGAGTGGAGGCGGTGAGGGCGTCGGCTCAGGCGCCCGGCGCCGGCGCGGGCAGCACCGGAGCGGGGGCGGCCGGCGGCGCCGGCTGA
- a CDS encoding ATP-binding protein, with protein sequence MPTADVDDAQRFARVGVPADALTAAQIRDEFAQWLRQSFDIDPVRTSDLVLAVNEALANCAEFAYVGAPEVGTMDLQAWHDTARQTIVVVVADEGTWRNPESPRALSRGRGIPLMEALSDHADIDTSESGTRVRMEWSNVAAAQVS encoded by the coding sequence ATGCCCACCGCGGACGTCGACGACGCCCAGCGATTCGCACGCGTCGGCGTCCCCGCGGACGCACTGACCGCCGCGCAGATCCGCGACGAGTTCGCGCAGTGGCTGCGCCAGTCCTTCGACATCGATCCCGTCCGGACCAGCGACCTCGTCCTGGCCGTGAACGAGGCGCTCGCCAACTGCGCGGAGTTCGCCTACGTCGGTGCCCCCGAGGTCGGCACCATGGATCTCCAGGCGTGGCACGACACCGCCCGGCAGACGATCGTCGTGGTCGTCGCCGACGAGGGCACGTGGCGCAACCCGGAGTCGCCCCGCGCGCTGAGCCGCGGTCGCGGCATCCCGCTCATGGAGGCGCTGTCCGACCATGCCGACATCGACACCTCGGAGTCCGGGACGCGCGTCCGGATGGAGTGGTCGAACGTCGCCGCAGCGCAGGTCAGCTGA
- a CDS encoding fatty-acid--CoA ligase, whose protein sequence is MTHWLHHSLVLASDYRIPRPEKVWPLLERRQRGLAQMGAHHVLVYTSTSDPGRVLVLIAIHAREPILDLLRSRMIFDWFDAVGVRDIPAVFAGELVDRLDFAGEAGPRAPEVLVSVVTPVEDLTALLTHVRATAPELRGAGVRRLSIFNAFDDEREVMMLFQIDDERHARHWLRDSDLSSEWLGRAGIGAYPPVFIGRLRSLLRIDEADAVDQPGPTGRP, encoded by the coding sequence GTGACGCACTGGCTCCACCACTCGCTCGTCCTCGCCTCGGACTACCGCATCCCGAGGCCGGAGAAGGTGTGGCCGCTGTTGGAACGGCGGCAGCGGGGCCTCGCCCAGATGGGCGCGCACCACGTGCTGGTGTACACCTCGACCAGCGACCCGGGTCGCGTGCTGGTGCTGATCGCCATCCATGCCCGCGAGCCCATCCTCGACCTGCTGCGCTCGCGGATGATCTTCGACTGGTTCGACGCCGTCGGCGTCCGGGACATCCCGGCGGTGTTCGCCGGGGAACTCGTCGACCGCCTCGACTTCGCCGGCGAGGCCGGTCCCCGCGCACCCGAGGTGCTGGTCTCGGTGGTGACGCCCGTCGAGGACCTCACCGCTCTGCTCACCCACGTCCGCGCCACCGCGCCGGAACTGCGGGGTGCCGGCGTGCGCAGACTGTCGATCTTCAACGCCTTCGACGACGAGCGCGAGGTGATGATGCTCTTCCAGATCGACGACGAACGGCACGCCCGGCACTGGCTGCGCGATTCCGACCTGTCCTCCGAGTGGTTGGGCCGCGCCGGGATCGGCGCCTACCCGCCGGTCTTCATCGGCCGGTTGCGCAGCCTGCTGCGCATCGACGAGGCCGACGCCGTCGACCAGCCGGGTCCCACGGGCCGTCCCTGA
- a CDS encoding NAD(P)H-dependent amine dehydrogenase family protein translates to MAIRVALVGTGNCGSLALRQLVGDPRFELTDVWVSTPAKVGRDAGDLAGLDVVTGVAATDDLDAVIASTPDCIVYCAMGDTRLPEAMADVRRILAAGIDVVGSAPGVLQYPWQVVPDKYIERVEDAARQGDSTVFITGVDPGFATDLLPFALAGTCRSIQRIRTMEIADYATYDGATVMFDVMGFGNQMGDLPILFQPGVLSIAWGTAIRQLAAGLGIEVDEIRDSVEQEPAPEDFDVAVGTIAKGTVAALRFQIEGLVNGEPVIVVEHVTRLRADLRPDWAQPAQEGGSYRVEIVGEPSYVMDVCPTSRHGDHNYAAILAAAGRIVNAIPHVLAAPPGIRTTLDLPLVTGTGLVRPAVS, encoded by the coding sequence ATGGCGATTCGCGTCGCACTCGTCGGCACCGGCAACTGCGGCAGCCTCGCGCTCCGTCAGCTCGTCGGCGATCCGCGCTTCGAGCTGACCGATGTCTGGGTGTCCACACCGGCCAAGGTCGGCCGGGATGCCGGCGACCTCGCGGGACTCGACGTCGTGACGGGCGTTGCCGCGACCGACGACCTCGACGCCGTGATCGCCTCGACCCCGGACTGCATCGTGTACTGCGCGATGGGCGACACCCGGCTGCCGGAGGCGATGGCCGACGTCCGGCGCATCCTCGCCGCCGGAATCGACGTGGTGGGCTCGGCACCGGGCGTGCTGCAGTACCCGTGGCAGGTGGTGCCGGACAAGTACATCGAGCGTGTCGAGGACGCCGCGCGGCAGGGCGATTCGACGGTGTTCATCACGGGCGTCGACCCGGGTTTCGCCACCGACCTGCTGCCGTTCGCGCTCGCCGGGACCTGCCGGAGCATCCAACGAATCCGCACGATGGAGATCGCGGACTACGCGACCTATGACGGCGCGACCGTGATGTTCGACGTCATGGGCTTCGGCAACCAGATGGGCGACCTGCCGATCCTGTTCCAGCCGGGGGTGTTGAGCATCGCCTGGGGCACCGCCATCCGCCAGCTGGCCGCGGGACTGGGCATCGAGGTGGACGAGATCCGCGACTCCGTCGAGCAGGAACCGGCGCCCGAGGACTTCGACGTCGCCGTGGGGACCATCGCCAAGGGCACGGTGGCGGCGCTGCGCTTCCAGATCGAGGGCCTGGTGAACGGCGAGCCGGTGATCGTGGTCGAGCACGTCACCCGGCTGCGCGCCGACCTGCGCCCGGACTGGGCGCAACCGGCGCAGGAGGGCGGCTCCTACCGGGTGGAGATCGTCGGCGAGCCGTCCTACGTCATGGACGTCTGCCCTACCAGCCGGCACGGCGACCACAACTACGCGGCGATCCTCGCGGCCGCCGGACGCATCGTCAACGCGATCCCGCACGTGCTCGCCGCACCGCCGGGAATCCGGACGACGCTCGATCTACCGCTCGTCACGGGGACGGGCCTGGTCCGACCGGCGGTCAGCTGA